CAAAATATCGTTGCGTTTCGCCATATCATTCCTTTCAACACATAGCGGATTGAATTTCACAGGACAAAGCGAAACAACGCCATCCCCGCTCCAAGTCAATTCACCGTATTCATACAAAATCGGACCCACATTCTAACCGCAAACCCTGACGCGCCCCAATCCCCACGCCGTTCAACACGCGCCCGCATTTACACCCCGGCATGAAATATTTTAATATTGCCCGTTTCAAAAGGTCGTCTGAAAGCGTGAAAACCAATGGATTCCATCATCGAACTGCGCCATCTTAAAACCCTGCTGGCACTCGAAGAAACCGGCAGCGTATCCCTTGCCGCCAAGCGCGTCTTCCTGACCCAATCCGCCCTTTCGCACCAAATCCGCGCGCTTGAAAACTATTACGACACCCCCCTGTTTGAGCGCAAATCCACGCCCTTGCGTTTTACACCCGCCGGCGAACGCCTGTTGCGGCTCGCACGCGAACTCCTCCCGCAAGTTTCCGCCGCCGAGCGCGACCTCGCCCGCATCATCGAAGGCGAAGCAGGCGAATTGCGGCTGGCTGTCGAATGCCACACCTGTTTCGACTGGCTCATGCCCGCGATGGGCGAATTCCGCCCCATGTGGCCACAAGTCGAATTGGACATCGTTTCCGGCTTTCAGGCAGACCCCATCGGACTCCTGCTGCAACACCGCGCCGATCTCGCCATCGTATCCGAAGCCGAAAAGCAAAACGGCATCAGCTTCCGCCCCCTGTTTGCCTACGAAATGGTCGGCATCTGCGCCCAAGACCACCCGCTTGCCGCCAAAACCGTTTGGGAAGCAGAAGACTTCATCGGCGAAACCCTCATCACTTATCCCGTTCCCGACGAAATGCTCGACCTGCCCAAAAAAATATTGTTACCCAAAGGCATTAACCCACCGCGCCGCCGCAGCGAACTGACCATCGCTATCATCCAACTCGTCGCCAGCAAACGCGGCATCGCCGCCCTGCCCTACTGGACCGTGATGCCCTATCTCGAAAAAGGCTACGTCGTCCACCGCCAAATCACCGCCAACGGCCTGCAAAGCGAACTCTACGCCGCCACGCGCACCGAAGACGCCGACAAAAGCTATCTCGACAATTTCTGCCAAATCGTCCGCGAACGCAGCTTCGCCGACCTCCCCGGCTTGAGCGAACTGAAAATGCACGGACAAGATTAATGTTTTCTTGAAACATGGTGTTACAGTATCAAATCAATCTGGCTTCAATATCAAAAGGTCGTCTGAAAACCCAAATCTCAGGTTTTCAGACGACCTTTTTACTTCCTATCCCGATTTAGCCTTCTTCAGGCAGCCTGGTGATTTTTACCCGCTCGATGCGTTGACCGTCTTTTTCAACGACTTGGAAACGCCAGCCGTGGAAGTCGGCAAAGTCGCCGACATCGGGAATGCTTTGCAGCTCTTCCATAATCAGTCCGGCGACGGTGTGGAAGTCGGCATCTTCTTCTTGCGGCGGGAGGTTGAGTTGCGGCGCGAGTTCGACGTATTCGAGCGAACCGTCCACGGTCAGGCTTTCATCGGCATTTTCTTGAACGGCGGGTTCTTCTTGGCGTTCAAACTCTTCGGGGAATTCGCCGGCGATGGTTTCCAGCAGGTCTTTCATGGTGACCATGCCCAAAACCGCGCCGAATTCATCGACCACCAAAGCATAATCCGCGCTGCTTTGGCGGAACAGTTCAATCGCACCCAATGCGGTCGTACTGTCCGGCAGGACGAGCGGCTGGCGCAGGACGGCTTGGATATTGAGTTCGCCGGTTTCGAGCAGTTGGGCGAGCAGGTCTTTTTTGTTGATGTAGCCCAACGGTTCGTCCACGCCGGCTTTACCGACGACGAGCAGGCGGCTGTACGGGGTGTTTTGCAGTTGGGCGTGTTGCTCTTCGCGGCTTTGGGAGATGTCCAAACGCTCAATGTCGCGGCGGGGAATCATCACGCCGAGGATGGGGCGTTCGGCAAGCGTCAGGACGCTGCGTATCATAGATTTTTCGTTTTCCTCAAAATGCCCGTCGTCCTCTGCTTCGTCGCCCGCTTTGGCAAGCACGCTTTCGCGTATGCCCATCATGCCCAAGACGTTCTCGGCGGTTCGTTTGCGCCACGAGCTGCTGATGTAGTCGTTTTTGCGGCTGTTACGCTGCGAAATTTGGTTGAACGCTTCAATCAGGATGGAGAAGCCGATAGCGGCGTAGAGGTAGCCTTTCGGGATGTGGAAATGGAAGGCTTCGGCAATGAGGCTGAAACCGATCATTAGCAGGAAACCCAAGCAGAGCATGACGACGGTAGGATGCCTGTCCAC
The DNA window shown above is from Neisseria sicca and carries:
- a CDS encoding LysR family transcriptional regulator; amino-acid sequence: MDSIIELRHLKTLLALEETGSVSLAAKRVFLTQSALSHQIRALENYYDTPLFERKSTPLRFTPAGERLLRLARELLPQVSAAERDLARIIEGEAGELRLAVECHTCFDWLMPAMGEFRPMWPQVELDIVSGFQADPIGLLLQHRADLAIVSEAEKQNGISFRPLFAYEMVGICAQDHPLAAKTVWEAEDFIGETLITYPVPDEMLDLPKKILLPKGINPPRRRSELTIAIIQLVASKRGIAALPYWTVMPYLEKGYVVHRQITANGLQSELYAATRTEDADKSYLDNFCQIVRERSFADLPGLSELKMHGQD
- a CDS encoding TerC family protein, with protein sequence MDFSWLAEPHTWIGFATLLVLEVVLGIDNLVFVAILANKVKPAQRDRARITGLGLAVVIRIIMLGFMAHIMTLTRPLFNISGLDVSGKDMIMLAGGIFLLYKATTELHERLEGHNQFTVADSQKKHARFWSVVAQILILDAVFSIDSVITAVAMVDHIVVAMGAVAVAMTVMISASKPLTEFVDRHPTVVMLCLGFLLMIGFSLIAEAFHFHIPKGYLYAAIGFSILIEAFNQISQRNSRKNDYISSSWRKRTAENVLGMMGIRESVLAKAGDEAEDDGHFEENEKSMIRSVLTLAERPILGVMIPRRDIERLDISQSREEQHAQLQNTPYSRLLVVGKAGVDEPLGYINKKDLLAQLLETGELNIQAVLRQPLVLPDSTTALGAIELFRQSSADYALVVDEFGAVLGMVTMKDLLETIAGEFPEEFERQEEPAVQENADESLTVDGSLEYVELAPQLNLPPQEEDADFHTVAGLIMEELQSIPDVGDFADFHGWRFQVVEKDGQRIERVKITRLPEEG